One Helianthus annuus cultivar XRQ/B chromosome 12, HanXRQr2.0-SUNRISE, whole genome shotgun sequence genomic region harbors:
- the LOC110892604 gene encoding protein transport protein sec31-like, translated as MAGQTLANNNLALRAGTSTVPQSSPAVTRSLDPEFEAEGPPPGFDNITTVSSQTVVTNPFLYMSSQTPPRRMEGTGGNTFAPGTTVFSQASRLYSTPVITSASPSILVSETSTPQYYQPLVSNPMPPLYSAALTAALSTPPHQPVIMPTGVMNAPVTPGNQMYFPGYCYAPPFGYLPSYGGTAYPFQGTAQGSSQSPYAAYMPPWWNFPTPQPMYTQAPTEPVHDRENAVRPRVTPLENSSLGAGPAPGMNVPPAQPVNVEEDELTKPYKPVDATF; from the coding sequence ATGGCTGGTCAAACGTTGGCAAATAATAATTTGGCGCTAAGGGCGGGAACTAGTACCGTTCCACAGTCTTCCCCGGCCGTCACGAGGTCGTTAGATCCAGAGTTCGAGGCGGAAGGGCCACCTCCAGGTTTTGACAATATCACCACCGTCTCTTCCCAGACTGTGGTTACAAACCCTTTCCTCTATATGTCCTCACAAACACCACCAAGGAGGATGGAAGGGACTGGCGGTAACACATTCGCTCCGGGAACAACTGTTTTTTCACAGGCTTCACGCCTCTACTCCACTCCTGTTATCACCTCGGCGAGCCCCAGTATCTTAGTGTCAGAAACCAGTACGCCTCAATACTACCAGCCATTGGTTTCTAACCCAATGCCGCCGCTATACTCAGCCGCGCTTACGGCGGCGCTATCTACACCACCTCACCAGCCGGTTATCATGCCAACGGGGGTAATGAATGCCCCTGTCACACCAGGAAATCAGATGTATTTCCCGGGGTATTGCTATGCGCCCCCATTCGGGTATTTACCCTCATACGGGGGAACAGCGTATCCGTTTCAGGGAACAGCGCAAGGAAGCTCTCAATCGCCGTACGCGGCTTACATGCCGCCATGGTGGAATTTTCCAACTCCACAACCAATGTATACCCAAGCGCCAACTGAACCTGTGCACGACAGAGAAAACGCGGTCAGACCCCGGGTGACCCCTTTGGAAAACTCCAGTCTGGGGGCAGGACCTGCCCCGGGTATGAATGTTCCACCTGCACAACCCGTGAATGTGGAAGAAGACGAATTAACCAAACCATACAAACCGGTAGACGCGACGTTCTGA
- the LOC110892605 gene encoding uncharacterized protein LOC110892605, whose product MYLAAAHTAVSAVLMVEREGKQTPIYYISRVLAGPETRYPTLEKLVLALVHATRRLRRYFQAHRVQILTNYPLQQVLHKPEVSGRLAKWAIELGALDIEYQKRTAVKGQVIADFLAEIPEGEVVTDPVIQDIPESSTTRQTWKLYTDGSSSGKGSGAGLMLISPDQIRLMYALRFDFECSNNEAEYEALLAGLRMAKSMGAARVDAYVDSLLVNNQVNETYEAKDESMAKTKELMDSFDKVTLNHVHRGKNQIADALSKLATSGMEKEVKVETLQTPSIEPRSVSAVTIEEPCWYTPILRFLVAGELSPAKGEAQKVQTKALQYEVNDGVLYQKSYLGPLLRCVSPAEAKYLISEIHAGICGIHAGPRAVVAKIHSAGYYWPGMHEDAVSGKATLLWGRRERYFSFPGAGGKGPTISTAHFWKGHAAVTGTRLFLGRIV is encoded by the coding sequence ATGTATTTAGCGGCAGCTCACACGGCGGTGAGCGCCGTGCTCATGGTTGAACGAGAGGGGAAACAAACACCAATATACTACATAAGCCGGGTGCTAGCGGGGCCTGAAACGCGCTATCCTACACTGGAAAAGCTAGTCTTAGCATTAGTACACGCCACGAGGCGATTAAGAAGGTACTTTCAGGCACACCGTGTACAAATCTTAACCAACTACCCGCTACAGCAGGTTCTGCACAAGCCAGAGGTTTCGGGCAGGTTGGCTAAATGGGCCATCGAGCTGGGGGCTCTAGATATTGAGTATCAGAAGCGAACGGCGGTTAAAGGgcaagtgattgctgatttcttAGCTGAGATACCGGAAGGAGAAGTCGTTACGGACCCAGTCATTCAAGATATACCAGAGTCCAGCACTACAAGGCAGACTTGGAAGTTATACACTGATGGATCATCTAGTGGAAAGGGGTCCGGTGCAGGCCTAATGCTGATAAGTCCAGATCAAATCAGGCTAATGTACGCCTTACGTTTTGACTTTGAATGTTCTAATAATGAAGCGGAATACGAGGCATTATTGGCAGGGTTACGAATGGCAAAATCCATGGGGGCAGCCAGAGTAGACGCATATGTCGACTCGTTGCTGGTTAACAATCAGGTAAACGAAACGTATGAAGCTAAAGACGAGTCAATGGCGAAAACTAAAGAACTCATGGATTCCTTCGACAAGGTCACGCTCAACCATGTACACAGAGGGAAGAATCAAATAGCAGACGCCCTAAGCAAACTCGCTACCTCAGGCATGGAAAAGGAAGTCAAAGTCGAAACGTTACAGACACCCTCAATCGAACCACGAAGTGTTTCCGCTGTCACAATAGAAGAACCTTGCTGGTATACTCCGATCCTACGCTTTCTCGTAGCAGGTGAACTATCTCCCGCCAAGGGCGAGGCACAAAAGGTACAAACGAAAGCGCTACAATATGAAGTCAATGATGGTGTCCTATACCAAAAATCTTACTTGGGTCCGTTGCTCCGATGCGTTTCCCCAGCAGAGGCAAAGTACCTCATCAGCGAGATTCACGCGGGTATATGCGGCATACACGCTGGACCTAGAGCAGTGGTGGCCAAAATCCATAGTGCGGGATattactggcccgggatgcacgAAGACGCTGTTTCTGGAAAGGCCACGCTGCTGTGGGGCCGGCGGGAAAGGTACTTCAGCTTTCCAGGGGCCGGCGGGAAAGGTCCTACGATATCCACGGCCCATTTCTGGAAAGGCCACGCTGCTGTCACCGGTACCAGGCTGTTTTTGGGCCGTATTGTCTGA